A single Catharus ustulatus isolate bCatUst1 chromosome 7, bCatUst1.pri.v2, whole genome shotgun sequence DNA region contains:
- the SH3BP4 gene encoding SH3 domain-binding protein 4: protein MAAQRIRAANSGGLPRCKSEGTLIDLGEGFPETALCDVKVPSPSALLVENPTSFGNAKEVVAIKDYCPTNFTTLKFSKGDHLYVLDTSGGEWWYAHNTTEMGYIPSSYVQPVSHRNSSLTDSGVIDNLLESPDEGVKELDLLGEWTDVKRNSAKSFHNNPFLNGVQTNPFLNGNLQAAPGSDKESDSSVAVDLLLFDTGAPTSALPSLAANSSLGNLFDELPSTNRLDVDQPVRRDNPFFRSKRSYSLSELSVLQAKSDAPASSGFFSGLKSPTPEQFQSREDFRTAWLNHRKLARSCHDLDLLGQNPGWGQTQPVETNIVCKLDSSGGAVQLPDTNISIHVPEGHVCPGETQQISMKAMLDPPLELNSDKCSTISPVLQIKLSNMEVKTFIILEMKVSAEVKSDIMSKSLVGLQCLRSDMKEGPYTPMQLSYSYGDTIQVQLENLEPCMYVAAVAQGQNILYPYTVWDYISKKITVGVYGPKHIHPSFKTVVAMFGHECAPKTLLVNEVTRQSHSPAPVALQLWGKHQFALSRPQDLKLCMFSNMTNYEVKASEQAKIVRGFQMKLGKVSRLIFPIASHDPNELSDFTLRIQVKDDQDAILTQFCVQTPQPPPKSAIKPTGQRRFLKKNEVGKIILSPLAATTKYPVFQDRPVLSLKYGKLLKTVVRQSKNHYLLEYKKGDVIALLSEEKIRLKGQLWTKEWYIGYYQGKIGLVHTKNVLVVGKVKPSYFSGPDLTTSLLLEQILRPCKFLTYIYASVRTLLMENLSSWRSFADALGYLNLPLTFFCRAELDSEPERVASVLEKLKEDCNSVENKERKSFQKELMTALLKMDCQGLVVRLIQDFVLLTTAVEVAQRWRELAEKLAKVSRQQMDAYEAPHRDKAGTLDSEAMWKPAYDFLLTWSSQMGDSYRDVIQELHTGLDKMKNPITKRWKHLTGTLILVNSLEMLRAAAFSPQDHEDFAI, encoded by the exons ATGGCAGCGCAGAGGATCCGGGCGGCCAACTCGGGAGGGCTCCCGCGCTGCAAGTCCGAGGGGACGCTCATCGATCTGGGCGAGGGCTTTCCTGAAACCGCGCTCTGCGACGTCAAAG TGCCTTCTCCCAGTGCCTTGCTGGTGGAAAACCCCACGTCCTTCGGGAACGCGAAGGAAGTCGTAGCAATCAAGGATTACTGCCCCACAAATTTCACCACCTTGAAGTTCTCCAAGGGGGACCACCTGTACGTGCTGGACACATCGGGAGGGGAGTGGTGGTACGCCCACAACACCACGGAGATGGGCTACATCCCGTCCTCCTACGTGCAGCCCGTGAGCCACCGCAACTCCTCCCTCACGGACAGCGGGGTGATCGACAATCTGCTGGAGAGCCCCGACGAGGGCGTCAAGGAGCTGGACCTGCTCGGGGAATGGACTGATGTGAAGAGAAACTCTGCCAAATCTTTCCACAACAACCCCTTCCTGAACGGAGTGCAGACCAACCCATTCCTGAATGGGAATTTGCAAGCAGCGCCCGGCTCGGACAAAGAGTCCGACTCCAGTGTCGCTGTGGATTTGTTGCTCTTTGACACAGGGGCTCCCACTTCGGCTCTTCCCAGTTTGGCTGCCAACAGCAGCCTGGGGAACCTCTTTGATGAGCTTCCCTCCACGAACAGGCTAGATGTGGACCAGCCCGTGAGAAGGGACAACCCCTTCTTCCGAAGTAAACGCTCCTACAGCTTGTCCGAGCTGTCCGTCCTCCAGGCCAAGTCGGATGCGCCAGCATCGTCGGGTTTCTTCAGCGGTTTGAAGTCTCCCACCCCTGAGCAGttccagagcagggaggatTTTAGGACAGCGTGGCTGAACCACAGGAAGCTGGCTCGGTCTTGCCATGACTTGGATTTGCTTGGCCAAAATCCTGGCTGGGGCCAGACGCAGCCTGTGGAGACCAACATCGTGTGCAAGCTGGACAGCTCCGGTGGGGCCGTCCAGCTGCCGGACACCAACATCAGCATCCACGTGCCCGAGGGCCACGTGTGCCCCGGGGAGACGCAGCAGATCTCCATGAAGGCCATGCTGGACCCGCCGCTGGAGCTGAACAGCGACAAATGCAGCACCATCAGCCCCGTCCTGCAGATCAAGCTCAGCAACATGGAGGTGAAGACCTTCATCATCCTGGAGATGAAGGTGTCGGCGGAGGTCAAGAGCGACATCATGAGCAAGAGTCtggtggggctgcagtgcctgcGCAGCGACATGAAGGAGGGGCCCTACACACCGATGCAGCTGAGCTATTCCTACGGGGACACGATCCAGGTGCAGCTGGAGAACCTGGAGCCCTGCATGTACGTGGCGGCCGTGGCGCAGGGCCAGAACATCCTCTACCCTTACACCGTGTGGGATTACATCAGCAAGAAGATCACGGTGGGCGTCTACGGCCCCAAGCACATCCACCCTTCTTTCAAGACCGTGGTGGCCATGTTCGGCCACGAGTGCGCGCCCAAGACCCTGCTGGTCAATGAGGTCACCCGGCAGTCCCACAGCCCGGCTCCCGTCgccctccagctctgggggaagCACCAGTTTGCCCTGTCCCGGCCCCAGGACCTCAAGCTCTGCATGTTCTCCAACATGACCAACTACGAGGTGAAGGCCAGTGAGCAAGCCAAGATCGTCCGGGGCTTCCAGATGAAGCTGGGCAAGGTCAGCCGCCTCATCTTCCCCATCGCCTCCCACGATCCCAACGAGCTCTCGGACTTCACGCTGAGGATACAAGTCAAGGATGACCAGGATGCCATTCTGACCCAGTTCTGTGTCCAAACGCCGCAGCCGCCTCCAAAAAGCGCCATCAAACCCACGGGGCAGAGGCGGTTCCTCAAGAAGAACGAGGTGGGGAAGATCATCCTCTCCCCTCTGGCTGCCACCACCAAGTACCCGGTTTTTCAGGACCGGCCGGTGCTGAGCCTCAAGTACGGGAAGCTGCTGAAGACGGTGGTGAGGCAGAGCAAGAACCACTATTTGCTGGAGTACAAGAAGGGAGATGTCATAGCCCTCCTCAGTGAGGAGAAGATCAGGTTGAAAGGCCAGCTGTGGACCAAGGAGTGGTACATTGGCTACTACCAGGGGAAAATCGGCCTTGTGCACACCAAAAATGTGCTGGTGGTCGGGAAGGTCAAGCCCAGCTACTTCTCCGGGCCAGATCTCACCACCAGCCTGCTGCTAGAACAGATCCTGAGGCCCTGCAAGTTCCTGACCTACATCTACGCCTCGGTGAGGACTCTGCTGATGGAGAACCTCAGCAGCTGGCGCTCCTTTGCCGACGCCCTGGGCTACCTGAACTTGCCCCTCACGTTTTTCTGCCGGGCGGAGCTGGACAGCGAGCCGGAGCGGGTGGCCTCTGTACTGGAGAAGCTGAAGGAAGACTGCAACAGCGTGGAgaacaaggaaaggaaatccTTCCAGAAGGAGCTGATGACG GCGCTGCTGAAGATGGACTGCCAGGGGCTGGTGGTGCGGCTGATCCAGGACTTTGTGCTGCTGACCACAGCCGTGGAGGTGGCCCAGCGCTGGCGGGAGCTGGCCGAGAAGCTGGCCAAGGTGTCCAGGCAGCAGATGGACGCCTACGAGGCGCCGCACCGCGACAAGGCTGGCACGCTGGACAGCGAG gccatGTGGAAGCCGGCGTATGACTTCCTGctcacctggagcagccagaTGGGGGACAGCTACAGGGACGTCATCCAGGAGCTGCACACGGGGCTGGACAAGATGAAGAACCCCATTACCAAGCGCTGGAAGCACCTCACAGGCACCCTGATCCTCGTAAACTCCTTGGAAATGCTGCGGGCAGCTGCCTTCAGCCCCCAGGACCACGAGGATTTTGCCATCTAG
- the LOC116999028 gene encoding UDP-glucuronosyltransferase 1A1-like isoform X3: MAPGLSASPPVVVLLLSFLGLAAAGKLLVVPVDGSHWLSMRELLDMLQQKGHEVVVVAPEVTLHIKPSKTFVMKMYPVPFTKEELDEVFQGLIKDVFEEGSFLERFIRLYQRAKKNSALFLATCTHLINNKELIRYLEESKFDAILTDPFLPCGAILAEYLSLPSVYFLQQMPCRLEYQATQCPNPPSYVPRAFSSTSDHMTFSERVKNFLIGLSEPLLCDLFYLKYKSLASEFLQRDVTMQELFSQASVWLMRYDFVFEYPRPIMPNMVYIGGINCHQKQPLSKEFEAMVNASGEHGIVVFSLGSMVSEIPMKKAMEIAEALGTVPQTVLWRYTGKTPSNLPKNVKLVKWLPQNDLLAHPKTRAFITHGGSHGVYEGICNAVPMVLMPLFGDQMDNAKRVESRGAGLTLNILEMTTNDISNALKAVINDKKYKENIQRLSDLHLDRPIHPLDLAVHWVEFVMRHKGAPHLRPAAHDLNWVQYHSLDVIAFLAAVVLLSLFISFKCCLCCCRRCFCKKGRTGKPTKAKSH, encoded by the exons CTCAGCATGCGGGAATTGCTGGATATGCTCCAGCAGAAGGGACATGAGGTGGTCGTGGTGGCACCTGAAGTGACTTTGCACATCAAACCATCCAAGACCTTTGTGATGAAAATGTACCCAGTGCCTTTCACGAAGGAAGAGTTGGATGAAGTTTTCCAAGGATTAATAAAGGATGTATTTGAAGAAGGATCTTTTCTGGAAAGATTTATTAGACTTTATCAACGGGCAAAAAAAAACTCTGCTCTGTTCCTGGCTACCTGTACCCACTTAATCAACAACAAGGAGCTCATCAGGTACCTTGAGGAGAGCAAGTTTGATGCCATCCTCACAGACCCTTTCCTACCTTGTGGGGCAATCCTGGCAGAGTATCTTTCCCTGCCTTCCGTGTATTTCCTGCAGCAAATGCCATGTCGTTTGGAGTATCAGGCCACACAGTGCCCCAACCCCCCTTCCTATGTCCCCAGAGC TTTCTCCTCCACTTCTGACCACATGACATTCTCAGAGCGCGTGAAGAATTTCCTGATCGGGCTCTCAGAGCCTTTGCTTTGCGAcctgttttatttgaaatacaagAGCTTGGCCTCCGAGTTCCTGCAGAGGGATGTAACGATGCAGGAGCTGTTCAGCCAAGCATCAGTTTGGCTGATGAGATACGACTTTGTGTTTGAGTATCCACGCCCCATCATGCCCAACATGGTCTATATTGGAGGCATCAACTGTCACCAAAAACAGCCACTCTCAAAG GAATTTGAAGCTATGGTGAATGCCTCTGGAGAACACGGCATTGTTGTCTTCTCGCTGGGCTCCATGGTGTCTGAGATTCCCATGAAGAAAGCCATGGAAATCGCAGAGGCCTTGGGAACAGTCCCTCAGACG GTCTTGTGGCGCTACACAGGCAAGACACCCTCCAACCTCCCCAAGAACGTGAAGCTCGTCAAGTGGCTGCCTCAGAACGACCTCCTGG CCCACCCCAAGACTCGTGCCTTTATCACCCACGGAGGCTCCCATGGTGTCTATGAGGGAATATGCAATGCAGTGCCCATGGTGCTGATGCCTCTCTTTGGGGACCAGATGGACAATGCCAAGCGAGTGGAGTCCCGGGGAGCAGGCCTGACCCTGAACATCCTGGAGATGACTACCAACGACATTTCCAACGCCCTGAAAGCAGTGATCAACGACAAAAA GTACAAGGAGAACATCCAGCGCCTCTCTGACCTGCACCTGGACAGACCCATCCACCCTCTGGACCTGGCTGTGCACTGGGTGGAGTTTGTGATGAGGCACAAGGGAGCCCCTCACCTGCGCCCTGCTGCCCACGACCTCAACTGGGTACAGTACCACTCGCTGGACGTCATCGCCTTCCTGGCGGCCGTcgtgctgctctccctcttcaTCTCCTTCaagtgctgcctctgctgctgccgcAGGTGCTTCTGCAAGAAGGGCAGGACGGGGAAGCCCACCAAAGCCAAGTCCCACTAA
- the LOC116999028 gene encoding UDP-glucuronosyltransferase 1A1-like isoform X1: protein MAPGLSASPPVVVLLLSFLGLAAAGKLLVVPVDGSHWLSMRELLDMLQQKGHEVVVVAPEVTLHIKPSKTFVMKMYPVPFTKEELDEVFQGLIKDVFEEGSFLERFIRLYQRAKKNSALFLATCTHLINNKELIRYLEESKFDAILTDPFLPCGAILAEYLSLPSVYFLQQMPCRLEYQATQCPNPPSYVPRAFTDLTDHMTFLQRVKNLLYDIPNFFLCDVVFQPYAELASEFLKREFLQRDVTMQELFSQASVWLMRYDFVFEYPRPIMPNMVYIGGINCHQKQPLSKEFEAMVNASGEHGIVVFSLGSMVSEIPMKKAMEIAEALGTVPQTVLWRYTGKTPSNLPKNVKLVKWLPQNDLLAHPKTRAFITHGGSHGVYEGICNAVPMVLMPLFGDQMDNAKRVESRGAGLTLNILEMTTNDISNALKAVINDKKYKENIQRLSDLHLDRPIHPLDLAVHWVEFVMRHKGAPHLRPAAHDLNWVQYHSLDVIAFLAAVVLLSLFISFKCCLCCCRRCFCKKGRTGKPTKAKSH from the exons CTCAGCATGCGGGAATTGCTGGATATGCTCCAGCAGAAGGGACATGAGGTGGTCGTGGTGGCACCTGAAGTGACTTTGCACATCAAACCATCCAAGACCTTTGTGATGAAAATGTACCCAGTGCCTTTCACGAAGGAAGAGTTGGATGAAGTTTTCCAAGGATTAATAAAGGATGTATTTGAAGAAGGATCTTTTCTGGAAAGATTTATTAGACTTTATCAACGGGCAAAAAAAAACTCTGCTCTGTTCCTGGCTACCTGTACCCACTTAATCAACAACAAGGAGCTCATCAGGTACCTTGAGGAGAGCAAGTTTGATGCCATCCTCACAGACCCTTTCCTACCTTGTGGGGCAATCCTGGCAGAGTATCTTTCCCTGCCTTCCGTGTATTTCCTGCAGCAAATGCCATGTCGTTTGGAGTATCAGGCCACACAGTGCCCCAACCCCCCTTCCTATGTCCCCAGAGCATTTACAGACCTTACAGACCACATGACCTTTCTCCAGCGGGTGAAGAACCTGCTCTATGacatcccaaattttttcctcTGCGATGTTGTCTTCCAACCTTATGCAGAACTGGCTTCGGAATTCCTCAAGCGGGAG TTCCTGCAGAGGGATGTAACGATGCAGGAGCTGTTCAGCCAAGCATCAGTTTGGCTGATGAGATACGACTTTGTGTTTGAGTATCCACGCCCCATCATGCCCAACATGGTCTATATTGGAGGCATCAACTGTCACCAAAAACAGCCACTCTCAAAG GAATTTGAAGCTATGGTGAATGCCTCTGGAGAACACGGCATTGTTGTCTTCTCGCTGGGCTCCATGGTGTCTGAGATTCCCATGAAGAAAGCCATGGAAATCGCAGAGGCCTTGGGAACAGTCCCTCAGACG GTCTTGTGGCGCTACACAGGCAAGACACCCTCCAACCTCCCCAAGAACGTGAAGCTCGTCAAGTGGCTGCCTCAGAACGACCTCCTGG CCCACCCCAAGACTCGTGCCTTTATCACCCACGGAGGCTCCCATGGTGTCTATGAGGGAATATGCAATGCAGTGCCCATGGTGCTGATGCCTCTCTTTGGGGACCAGATGGACAATGCCAAGCGAGTGGAGTCCCGGGGAGCAGGCCTGACCCTGAACATCCTGGAGATGACTACCAACGACATTTCCAACGCCCTGAAAGCAGTGATCAACGACAAAAA GTACAAGGAGAACATCCAGCGCCTCTCTGACCTGCACCTGGACAGACCCATCCACCCTCTGGACCTGGCTGTGCACTGGGTGGAGTTTGTGATGAGGCACAAGGGAGCCCCTCACCTGCGCCCTGCTGCCCACGACCTCAACTGGGTACAGTACCACTCGCTGGACGTCATCGCCTTCCTGGCGGCCGTcgtgctgctctccctcttcaTCTCCTTCaagtgctgcctctgctgctgccgcAGGTGCTTCTGCAAGAAGGGCAGGACGGGGAAGCCCACCAAAGCCAAGTCCCACTAA
- the LOC116999028 gene encoding UDP-glucuronosyltransferase 1A1-like isoform X2 produces MAPGLSASPPVVVLLLSFLGLAAAGKLLVVPVDGSHWLSMRELLDMLQQKGHEVVVVAPEVTLHIKPSKTFVMKMYPVPFTKEELDEVFQGLIKDVFEEGSFLERFIRLYQRAKKNSALFLATCTHLINNKELIRYLEESKFDAILTDPFLPCGAILAEYLSLPSVYFLQQMPCRLEYQATQCPNPPSYVPRAFTDLTDHMTFLQRVKNLLYDIPNFFLCDVVFQPYAELASEFLKREVTVPDLLRQASIWLMKYDFVFEYPRPIMPNMVYIGGINCHQKQPLSKEFEAMVNASGEHGIVVFSLGSMVSEIPMKKAMEIAEALGTVPQTVLWRYTGKTPSNLPKNVKLVKWLPQNDLLAHPKTRAFITHGGSHGVYEGICNAVPMVLMPLFGDQMDNAKRVESRGAGLTLNILEMTTNDISNALKAVINDKKYKENIQRLSDLHLDRPIHPLDLAVHWVEFVMRHKGAPHLRPAAHDLNWVQYHSLDVIAFLAAVVLLSLFISFKCCLCCCRRCFCKKGRTGKPTKAKSH; encoded by the exons CTCAGCATGCGGGAATTGCTGGATATGCTCCAGCAGAAGGGACATGAGGTGGTCGTGGTGGCACCTGAAGTGACTTTGCACATCAAACCATCCAAGACCTTTGTGATGAAAATGTACCCAGTGCCTTTCACGAAGGAAGAGTTGGATGAAGTTTTCCAAGGATTAATAAAGGATGTATTTGAAGAAGGATCTTTTCTGGAAAGATTTATTAGACTTTATCAACGGGCAAAAAAAAACTCTGCTCTGTTCCTGGCTACCTGTACCCACTTAATCAACAACAAGGAGCTCATCAGGTACCTTGAGGAGAGCAAGTTTGATGCCATCCTCACAGACCCTTTCCTACCTTGTGGGGCAATCCTGGCAGAGTATCTTTCCCTGCCTTCCGTGTATTTCCTGCAGCAAATGCCATGTCGTTTGGAGTATCAGGCCACACAGTGCCCCAACCCCCCTTCCTATGTCCCCAGAGCATTTACAGACCTTACAGACCACATGACCTTTCTCCAGCGGGTGAAGAACCTGCTCTATGacatcccaaattttttcctcTGCGATGTTGTCTTCCAACCTTATGCAGAACTGGCTTCGGAATTCCTCAAGCGGGAGGTGACTGTGCCAGATCTCCTGCGCCAGGCTTCCATTTGGCTCATGAA ATACGACTTTGTGTTTGAGTATCCACGCCCCATCATGCCCAACATGGTCTATATTGGAGGCATCAACTGTCACCAAAAACAGCCACTCTCAAAG GAATTTGAAGCTATGGTGAATGCCTCTGGAGAACACGGCATTGTTGTCTTCTCGCTGGGCTCCATGGTGTCTGAGATTCCCATGAAGAAAGCCATGGAAATCGCAGAGGCCTTGGGAACAGTCCCTCAGACG GTCTTGTGGCGCTACACAGGCAAGACACCCTCCAACCTCCCCAAGAACGTGAAGCTCGTCAAGTGGCTGCCTCAGAACGACCTCCTGG CCCACCCCAAGACTCGTGCCTTTATCACCCACGGAGGCTCCCATGGTGTCTATGAGGGAATATGCAATGCAGTGCCCATGGTGCTGATGCCTCTCTTTGGGGACCAGATGGACAATGCCAAGCGAGTGGAGTCCCGGGGAGCAGGCCTGACCCTGAACATCCTGGAGATGACTACCAACGACATTTCCAACGCCCTGAAAGCAGTGATCAACGACAAAAA GTACAAGGAGAACATCCAGCGCCTCTCTGACCTGCACCTGGACAGACCCATCCACCCTCTGGACCTGGCTGTGCACTGGGTGGAGTTTGTGATGAGGCACAAGGGAGCCCCTCACCTGCGCCCTGCTGCCCACGACCTCAACTGGGTACAGTACCACTCGCTGGACGTCATCGCCTTCCTGGCGGCCGTcgtgctgctctccctcttcaTCTCCTTCaagtgctgcctctgctgctgccgcAGGTGCTTCTGCAAGAAGGGCAGGACGGGGAAGCCCACCAAAGCCAAGTCCCACTAA